The Eleginops maclovinus isolate JMC-PN-2008 ecotype Puerto Natales chromosome 3, JC_Emac_rtc_rv5, whole genome shotgun sequence genome includes a region encoding these proteins:
- the glipr2l gene encoding GLI pathogenesis-related 2, like, with protein sequence MGKSASKQFSEEVLQYHNEFRRKHQASPLKLSSKLSKEATRYAESLASTRILKHSAESSRGSFGENLAWASYDQSGKDVTDRWYDEVKQYNFNRPGFSSGTGHFTAMVWKSSNKLGVGKATASDGSSFVVARYFPAGNITNQGHFENNVLPAQATT encoded by the exons ATGGGAAAGTCAG CCTCGAAGCAGTTTTCTgaggaggtgctgcagtaccATAATGAGTTCAGGAGGAAGCACCAGGCTTCTCCACTGAAGCTGAGCAGCAAGTTGAGCAAAGAAGCCACCCG CTATGCTGAAAGTCTGGCCAGCACAAGGATCCTGAAACACAGTGCAGAGTCCAGTAGAGGGAGCTTTGGAGAGAACCTTGCGTGGGCCTCCTATGACCAATCag GAAAAGATGTCACAGACCGCTGGTATGATGAAGTGAAACAGTACAACTTCAACCGTCCTGGATTCTCCTCTGGCACGG GCCATTTCACAGCAATGGTGTGGAAGAGCAGTAATAAGCTGGGTGTCGGTAAGGCCACTGCATCAGACGGCTCTTCCTTTGTGGTGGCCAGATACTTCCCCGCTGGGAACATCACTAACCAGGGACACTTTGAGAACAACGTCCTCCCTGCTCAAGCTACCACCTAA